Proteins co-encoded in one Microcebus murinus isolate Inina chromosome 5, M.murinus_Inina_mat1.0, whole genome shotgun sequence genomic window:
- the LOC105861453 gene encoding galanin receptor type 2-like, whose translation MAPNATFAPRPAAAAPERLLRPVFAGLCGAVLLAGLLANGLLLLVVGRGPGARSPLLALTNSLMVNVTLSDLLFLGCVVPVLLLSFLRHDWWLGPAICTTSQAANTATMFCTFYSMVATALLRHVAVARPDVGLPAGRGTRLLLCGAMWGLGLAASLPNWLFQRVAVEEGTAGAPTTRACLLLLSPAQTSCYFALLGALAFLPCLLGLGCSFSHVRWLLWTRPRGPTGESAREHQENTGLILVVLLVFVLMWGPCSVLGYAAAVGLLPATPQAFVASSLSSILAASNCAVSPVLCFCLSRPFRAGLRDLFCRLLTARRPRGVGGAATGLQSVQPGQERAPGGPRGPVGV comes from the coding sequence ATGGCGCCCAACGCCACGTTCGctccccgcccggccgccgccgcgcccgAGCGACTGCTCCGCCCCGTCTTTGCCGGGCTCTGCGGGGCCGTCCTGCTGGCGGGGCTGCTGGCCAACGGGCTCCTGCTGCTGGTGGTGGGCCGGGGCCCCGGCGCCCGCTCCCCGCTCCTCGCGCTGACCAACAGCCTCATGGTGAACGTCACACTGTCCGACCTGCTCTTCCTGGGCTGCGTGGTGCCCGTGCTGCTGCTGAGCTTCCTGCGGCACGACTGGTGGCTGGGCCCTGCCATCTGCACCACCAGCCAGGCCGCCAACACGGCCACCATGTTCTGCACCTTCTACAGCATGGTGGCCACAGCTCTTCTGCGCCACGTGGCTGTGGCCCGGCCTGACGTGGGCCTACCAGCCGGCCGGGGCACCCGCTTGCTGCTCTGTGGGGCCATGTGGGGCCTGGGCCTCGCCGCCTCCCTGCCCAACTGGCTGTTCCAGCGGGTGGCGGTGGAGGAGGGGACGGCGGGGGCCCCCACCACCCGGGCCTGCCTCCTGCTCCTGAGCCCCGCTCAGACCTCCTGCTACTTCGCCCTGCTGGGAGCGCTGGccttcctgccctgcctgctggggctgggctgctCCTTCAGCCACGTGCGCTGGCTCCTGTGGACGCGGCCGCGAGGTCCCACGGGGGAGAGCGCCCGGGAGCACCAAGAGAACACAGGGCTCATCCTGGTGGTGCTGCTGGTGTTCGTGCTGATGTGGGGCCCCTGCTCCGTGCTGGGCTATGCGGCGGCCGTGGGCCTCCTGCCCGCCACGCCCCAGGCGTTTGTGGCCTCCAGCCTCTCCTCCATCCTGGCCGCCTCCAACTGTGCCGTCAGCCCCGTCCTCTGCTTCTGCCTCTCCCGCCCCTTCCGGGCAGGGCTCAGGGACCTCTTCTGCAGGCTGCTGACAGCCAGGCGTCCCAGAGGTGTGGGAGGGGCAGCCACGGGGCTGCAGAGCGTCCAGCCTGGCCAGGAGAGGGCCCCGGGAGGCCCACGGGGCCCGGTGGGGGTCTGA